The genome window GAATGGCAGTTGTTTTCAGCCCATCTTTAGCAAGCTGCTCGGCGAGGCGGTTGGCTCCGTGTTTGGTGCGGGTGAAGACTAGCACCTGTTTCCAGTTGTGGAACCCGATCATATAAGAAAGGAGTTCTCGCTTGCGATCGCGATCGACCGGATGAACTAACTGTTCCACTTGCTCAGCCGTGGTATTGCGAGGAGCCACTTCGATCTGGGTTGGAGACTTAAGCAGAGTGTTGGCAAGCTGCTGAATCGGTTTAGAGAAGGTGGCAGAAAACATCAGCGTCTGCCGGGATGGGGGGAGAATTGCCAATATTTTGCGGATGTCGCGGATGAAGCCCATGTCTAACATGCGATCGCATTCATCCAGCACCAGTATCTCAACTTGGGAGAGATCGACAGTCTGTTGCCCAAGGTGGTCGAGCAATCGTCCGGGTGTGGCGACTAGAATATCAACTCCCCGGCGCAGCGTTTGAATTTGCGCTTTAATTCCGACGCCACCATAAACGACGGCCGAGCGCAAGGACAGGTATTTGCCATAGGTTTTGACGCTATCGTTAACCTGATCTGCCAGTTCACGAGTGGGGGTGAGGATGAGGGCGCGAGGCGTGCGATGTACCTTGTTGGGGTTGGTGGTGTTCAGGAGTTGCAGTAGAGGCAGGGTAAAGCCTGCTGTCTTGCCCGTTCCCGTTTGAGCGCTGGCGAAAACGTCTTGTCCTTGCAGGACGGCGGGAATTGCCTGCTGCTGAATGGGGGTTGGCTCCATATAGCCAGAGTCAGCA of Microcoleus sp. AS-A8 contains these proteins:
- a CDS encoding DEAD/DEAH box helicase — protein: MTFRNLGLSTDLLRAVADSGYMEPTPIQQQAIPAVLQGQDVFASAQTGTGKTAGFTLPLLQLLNTTNPNKVHRTPRALILTPTRELADQVNDSVKTYGKYLSLRSAVVYGGVGIKAQIQTLRRGVDILVATPGRLLDHLGQQTVDLSQVEILVLDECDRMLDMGFIRDIRKILAILPPSRQTLMFSATFSKPIQQLANTLLKSPTQIEVAPRNTTAEQVEQLVHPVDRDRKRELLSYMIGFHNWKQVLVFTRTKHGANRLAEQLAKDGLKTTAIHGNKSQAARTRALQDFKQGKVRVLVATDVASRGLDIDQLPHVVNFELPNVPEDYVHRIGRTGRAGNVGRAVSLVCSDEYPFLKDIERLLNQTLTKEVVPGYEPTAPAQPKVDQPKPQRSNQRRSNRAKSQTPSKPTRTQKPTSPGNRDRKRLRTA